A section of the Humulus lupulus chromosome 2, drHumLupu1.1, whole genome shotgun sequence genome encodes:
- the LOC133817813 gene encoding 6-phosphogluconate dehydrogenase, decarboxylating 2 yields MAPPSTPTRIGLAGLAVMGQNLALNIAEKGFPISVYNRTTSKVDETVERAKLEGDLPVYGFHDPESFVNSIQKPRVVIMLVKAGAPVDQTIKTLSAYLEKGDCIIDGGNEWYENTERREKAMAELGLLYLGMGVSGGEEGARNGPSLMPGGSIEAYNYIEDILLKVAAQVDSGPCVTYIGKGGSGNFVKMVHNGIEYGDMQLIAEAYDVLKSVGKLSNEELHNVFTEWNKGELLSFLIEITADIFGIKDDKGEGYLVDKVLDKTGMKGTGKWTVQQAADLSVAAPTIAASLDSRFLSGLKDERVEAAKVFKASGFGDVLTDQVVDKAKLIDDVRQALYASKICSYAQGMNLIRAKSVEKGWDLKLGELARIWKGGCIIRAIFLDRIKQAYDRNADLANLLVDPEFAKEIIERQSAWRRVVCLAINSGISTPGMSSSLAYFDSYRRDRLPANLVQAQRDYFGAHTYERTDVEGSFHTEWFKIARQSKY; encoded by the coding sequence ATGGCACCCCCTTCAACTCCTACTCGAATAGGCCTTGCTGGTTTGGCTGTCATGGGCCAGAACTTGGCACTCAACATTGCAGAAAAAGGATTTCCAATTTCTGTTTACAACAGAACTACCTCCAAAGTTGATGAGACTGTTGAAAGAGCAAAACTAGAAGGTGACCTTCCTGTATATGGCTTCCATGACCCTGAATCTTTTGTTAACTCAATTCAAAAGCCTCGAGTTGTTATCATGCTTGTCAAGGCTGGGGCACCTGTTGATCAGACTATAAAGACCCTCTCTGCTTACTTGGAGAAAGGTGACtgtattattgatggtggtaatGAATGGTATGAAAACACTGAGAGGAGGGAGAAAGCCATGGCTGAATTGGGTCTTCTTTACCTTGGAATGGGGGTTTCAGGTGGCGAAGAGGGTGCCCGAAATGGCCCCTCTCTTATGCCTGGAGGATCCATTGAGGCTTATAATTACATAGAAGATATTCTTCTTAAGGTGGCAGCTCAAGTTGACAGTGGGCCTTGTGTGACTTACATTGGCAAAGGGGGTTCTGGTAACTTTGTTAAGATGGTTCACAATGGTATTGAATATGGTGACATGCAGCTGATAGCAGAGGCTTATGATGTTCTCAAATCCGTTGGAAAATTGTCAAATGAAGAACTGCACAATGTGTTCACAGAATGGAACAAGGGAGAGCTTCTCAGCTTCTTGATTGAGATCACAGCAGATATTTTCGGAATTAAGGATGACAAGGGAGAGGGTTATTTGGTTGACAAGGTTTTGGACAAGACAGGCATGAAGGGTACTGGTAAATGGACTGTACAACAAGCTGCTGATCTATCAGTTGCAGCTCCCACAATTGCAGCTTCTTTGGATTCAAGATTTCTTAGTGGGTTAAAGGATGAGCGGGTTGAAGCTGCCAAAGTCTTTAAAGCCAGTGGCTTTGGTGATGTGCTGACTGACCAAGTGGTGGACAAGGCAAAGTTGATTGATGATGTGAGACAAGCTCTTTACGCATCCAAGATCTGTAGTTACGCACAAGGGATGAATCTGATCCGCGCAAAGAGTGTTGAAAAGGGTTGGGATTTGAAGTTGGGAGAATTGGCTAGGATTTGGAAGGGAGGTTGCATCATTCGAGCCATTTTCTTGGATAGAATTAAGCAAGCCTATGACAGAAATGCTGATCTCGCAAACCTTCTTGTGGACCCGGAGTTTGCAAAGGAGATCATTGAGAGGCAATCTGCCTGGAGAAGAGTTGTATGTCTTGCCATCAACTCTGGTATTAGCACCCCTGGTATGTCCTCTAGTCTTGCTTACTTTGATTCTTACAGAAGGGACAGGTTGCCAGCTAACTTGGTCCAAGCCCAGCGAGATTATTTCGGTGCCCATACATATGAAAGAACTGATGTTGAAGGATCTTTCCATACGGAATGGTTCAAGATCGCTAGACAGTCTAAGTACTAA